CGTGTGGTGTGCCAGGCAAGCTGCATCATCTCAGAGAGCACCAGCAGCACCTGTACAAGCCCCCATCATCACACCAGTACAAAGCCCCATCATCATCCCTGTACAAGCTCCCATCATAATCCCTGTACAAGCCCCGtcatcacacctgtacaaggCCCATCATCACACATGTACAAGCccccatcatcacacctgtacaagcccccatcatcacacctgtacaaggcctcatcatcacacctgtacaagccccatcatcacacctgtacaaacccccatcatcacacctgtacaagcCCCATCATCATCCCTGTACAAGCCCCATCATCATCCCTCTACAAGCccccatcatcacacctgtacaaggcccatcatcacacctgtacaagccccatcatcacacctgtacaaggcctcatcatcacacctgtacaagccccatcatcacacctgtacaagcCCCATCATCATCCCTGTACAAGGccccatcatcacacctgtacaaggCCCCATCATCATCCCTGTACAAGACCCATCATCATCCCTGTACAAGCccccatcatcacacctgtacaaggcccatcatcacacctgtacaagccccatcatcacacctgtacaaggcctcatcatcacacctgtacaaggccccatcatcacacctgtacaagcCCCATCATCATCCCTGTACAAACCCCATCATCATCCCTGTACAAGCCCCATCATAACACCTGTACAAGCCCCATCATCATCCCTGTACAAGCCCCATCATCGTCCCTGTACAAGCccccatcatcacacctgtacaaggCCTCATCATCATCCCTGTACAAGCCCCATCATCATCCCTGTACAAGCCCCATCATAACAAGTCCCATCATCGTCCCTGTACAAGGccccatcatcacacctgtaTAAGCCCCATCATCATCCCTGTACAAGCCCCATCATTGTCCCTGTACAAGCccccatcatcacacctgtacaaggcctcatcatcacacctgtacaagcccccatcatcacacctgtacaagcccccatcatcacacctgtacaaggCCTCATCATCACACCTGTAGAAGccccatcatcacacctgtacaaacccccatcatcacacctgtacaagccccatcatcacacctgtacaaggcctcatcatcacacctgtacaaggcctcatcatcacacctgtacaaggccccatcatcacacctgtacaagcCCCATCATCATCCCTGTACAAACCCCATCATCATCCCTGTACAAGCCCCATCATAACACCTGTACAAGCCCCATCATCATCCCTGTACAAGCCCCATCATCGTCCCTGTACAAGCccccatcatcacacctgtacaaggCCTCATCATCATCCCTGTACAAGCCCCATCATCATCCCTGTACAAGCCCCATCATAACAAGTCCCATCATCGTCCCTGTACAAGGccccatcatcacacctgtaTAAGCCCCATCATCATCCCTGTACAAGCCCCATCATTGTCCCTGTACAAGCccccatcatcacacctgtacaaggcctcatcatcacacctgtacaagcccccatcatcacacctgtacaagcccccatcatcacacctgtacaaggCCTCATCATCACACCTGTAGAAGccccatcatcacacctgtacaagcCCCATCATCATCCCTGTACAAGCCCCATCATCATCCCTCTACAAGCccccatcatcacacctgtacaaggcccatcatcacacctgtacaagccccatcatcacacctgtacaaggcctcatcatcacacctgtacaagccccatcatcacacctgtacaagcCCCATCATCATCCCTGTACAAGGccccatcatcacacctgtacaaggCCCCATCATCATCCCTGTACAAGACCCATCATCATCCCTGTACAAGCccccatcatcacacctgtacaaggcccatcatcacacctgtacaagccccatcatcacacctgtacaaggcctcatcatcacacctgtacaaggccccatcatcacacctgtacaagcCCCATCATCATCCCTGTACAAACCCCATCATCATCCCTGTACAAGCCCCATCATAACACCTGTACAAGCCCCATCATCATCCCTGTACAAGCCCCATCATCGTCCCTGTACAAGCccccatcatcacacctgtacaaggCCTCATCATCATCCCTGTACAAGCCCCATCATCATCCCTGTACAAGCCCCATCATAACAAGTCCCATCATCGTCCCTGTACAAGGccccatcatcacacctgtaTAAGCCCCATCATCATCCCTGTACAAGCCCCATCATCGTCCCTGTACAAGCccccatcatcacacctgtacaaggcctcatcatcacacctgtacaagcccccatcatcacacctgtacaagcccccatcatcacacctgtacaaggcctcatcatcacacctgtacaagccccatcatcatccctgtacaagccccatcatcacacctgtacaagcccccatcatcacacctgtacaagcctcatcatcacacctgtacaagccccatcatcatccctgtacaagcccccatcatcacacctgtacaaggcccatcatcacacctgtacaagcccccatcatcacacctgtacaagcccccatcatcacacctgtacaaggcctcatcatcacacctgtacaagccccatcatcatccctgtacaagcccccatcatcacacctgtacaaggcccatcatcacacctgtacaagccccatcatcacacctgtacaaggcctcatcatcacacctgtacaaggccccatcatcacacctgtacaagcCCCATCATCATCCCTGTACAAACCCCATCATCATCCCTGTACAAGCCCCATCATAACACCTGTACAAGCCCCATCATCATCCCTGTACAAGCCCCATCATCGTCCCTGTACAAGCccccatcatcacacctgtacaaggCCTCATCATCATCCCTG
The DNA window shown above is from Bos indicus isolate NIAB-ARS_2022 breed Sahiwal x Tharparkar chromosome 1, NIAB-ARS_B.indTharparkar_mat_pri_1.0, whole genome shotgun sequence and carries:
- the LOC139182685 gene encoding uncharacterized protein — protein: MYKPPSSHLYKPPSSHLYKASSSHLYKPHHHTCTNPHHHTCTSPIIIPVQAPSSSLYKPPSSHLYKAHHHTCTSPIITPVQGLIITPVQAPSSHLYKPHHHPCTRPHHHTCTRPHHHPCTRPIIIPVQAPIITPVQGPSSHLYKPHHHTCTRPHHHTCTRPHHHTCTSPIIIPVQTPSSSLYKPHHNTCTSPIIIPVQAPSSSLYKPPSSHLYKASSSSLYKPHHHPSPIITPVQGLIITPVQAPIITPVQAPIITPVQGLIITPVEAPSSHLYKPPSSHLPIIVPVQAPIITPVQGLIIIPVQAPSSSLYKPHHNKSHHRPCTRPHHHTCISPIIIPVQAPSLSLYKPPSSHLYKASSSHLYKPPSSHLYKPPSSHLYKASSSHLPIITPVQAPSSHLYKASSSHLYKPHHHTCTSPIIIPVQGPIITPVQGPIIIPVQDPSSSLYKPPSSHLYKAHHHTCTSPIITPVQGLIITPVQGPIITPVQAPSSSLPIIVPVQAPIITPVQGLIIIPVQAPSSSLYKPHHNKSHHRPCTRPHHHTCISPIIIPVQAPSSSLYKPPSSHLYKASSSHLYKPPSSHLPIIIPVQTPSSSLYKPHHNTCTSPIIIPVQAPSSSLYKPPSSHLYKASSSSLYKPHHNKSHHRPCTRPHHHTCISPIIIPVQAPSSSLYKPPSSHLYKASSSHLYKPPSSHLPIIIPVQAPSSHLYKPPSSSLYKPHHHTCTSPIIIPVQAPSSHLYKPPSSSLYKSHHHTCTSPIITPVQAPSWSLYKPPSSHLYKPPSSHLYKPPLPCLHKAPLSRLHEAPWSHR